One genomic segment of Linepithema humile isolate Giens D197 chromosome 5, Lhum_UNIL_v1.0, whole genome shotgun sequence includes these proteins:
- the beta-Spec gene encoding spectrin beta chain isoform X3, producing the protein MTTDISVVRGGWDPTLQQEIVDEYEYDGGNSSSRLFERSRIKALAGERELVQKKTFQKWVNSHLVRCSCRIGDLYADLRDGKMLIRLLEILSGERLPRPTKGKMRIHCLENVDKALQFLREQRVHLENMGSHDIVDGNPRLSLGLIWTIILRFQIQDITIEETDNQETKSAKDALLLWCQMKTAGYHNVNVRNFTTSWRDGLAFNAIIHKHRPDLIQFDKLSKSNAIHNLNNAFNVAEDKLGLTKLLDAEDIFVDHPDEKSIITYVVTYYHYFSKMKQETVQGKRIGKVVGIAMENDRMINEYESLTSDLLRWIEATIEALGDRRFANSLVGVQSQLSQFSNYRTVEKPPKFVEKGNLEVLLFTLQSKMRANNQKPYTPKEGKMISDINKAWERLEKAEHERELALREELIRQEKLEQLAARFNRKASMRETWLSENQRLVAQDNFGFDLAAVEAAAKKHEAIETDIFAYEERVQAVMAVSQELEAENYHDIERINARKDNVLRLWNYLLELLRARRMRLELSLQLQQNFQEMLYILDSMEEIKMRLLTDDYGKHLMGVEDLLQKHSLVEADINVLGERVKAVVQQSQRFLEHGDGYRPCDPAIIVERVQQLENAYAELVRLAIERRTRLEESRKLWQFYWDMADEENWIKEKEQIVSTGDIGHDLTTINLLLSKHKALENEIQSHEPQLMTVAAVGDELVRQQHFGSDRIRERLQEILAMWNHLLDLAAFRRKRLEEAVDYHQLFADADDIDIWMLDTLRLVSSEDVGRDEANVQSLLKKHKDVTDELKNYAATIEQLHQQASSLGEQDAKSPEVLERLTSIDNRYKELLELAKLRKQRLLDALSLYKVFSETDGVEQWIGEKNRMLDTMVPAKDIEDVEIMKHRYNGFEKEMNANASRVAVVNQLARQLLHVEHPNSEQIIARQNELNQKWAELREKAEGKREELNSAHGVQTFHIECRETVSWIEDKKRILQQTDSLEMDLTGVMTLQRRLSGMERDLAAIQAKLDALEKEAEIIQKEHPEEAAVIRERIAQIHLIWEQLTQMLKERDAKLEEAGDLHRFLRDLDHFQTWLTKTQTDVASEDTPTSLADAEKLLTQHQNIKEEIDNYTDDYQKMMEYGERLTSEAGDGDTQYMFLRERLNALKMGWEELHQMWVNRQNLLSNSLNLQVFDRDARQAEVLLSQQEHILAKDETPANFEQAEHMIKRHEAFMTTMDANDEKINSVVQFAGRLVDEGHFAADKVKKKAENINDRRRINRDKANQLMEKLKDQLQLQMFLQDCEELGEWVQEKHITAQDETYRSAKTIHSKWTRHQAFEAEIASNKDRLQQLQQAADELIQQKPDLAEIIKPKVTELAEQFVELETTTHDKGERLFDANREVLIHQTCDDIDSWMNELEKQIESTDTGSDLASVNILMQKQQMIETQMAVKAKQVTELDKQAEHLQRTVPDDKMEEIKCKKEKVAQRFAQLKAPLIDRQRHLEKKKEAFQFRRDVEDEKLWIAEKIPQATSPEYGNSLFNVHMLKKKNQSLRTEIENHEPRINLVCNNGQKLIDEGHEDSPEFQKLISELTEKWRELNHAVDDRNKHLLQNEKAQQYFFDATEAESWMSEQELYMMVEDRGKDEISAQNLMKKHESLEHAVDDYADTIRQLGETARQLINDQHPLADQISVKQSQVDKLYAGLKDLAGERRAKLDEALQLFMLNREVDDLEQWIQERELVAGSHELGQDYDHVTLLWERFKEFARDTEAIGSERVEAVNGIADSLIATGHSDAATIAEWKDGLNEVWQDLLELIETRTQMLVASRELHKFFHDCKDVLSRILEKQNAMSDELGRDAGSVSALQRKHANFIQDLTTLQSQVTQIEEESAKLQASYAGDKAREITNREAEVVAAWNNLQSLCDGRRTKLEDTGDLFRFFNMVRTLMIWMDDVVRQMNTSEKPRDVAGVELLMNNHQSLKAEIDAREDNLMACINLGKDLLARNHYASVQIKEKLAALTDHRNALLHRWEERWENLQLILEVYQFARDAAVAEAWLIAQEPYLMSQELGHTIDEVENLIKKHEAFEKSAAAQEERFSALHRLTTFELKELKRREQEREEEERRKKEEAAAAEAARLAKATPVTSPDEPPSERAETDGATSGERGEDEGHVAHRKASTRTPQPQDKPKEAPKGSGSESALRRKERSRSKSPFRSFRWRKSAKSPSLDRSGVSDDEHSIPEQRSPSDDEFEGPLQRKHEWESTTKKASNRSWDKVYMVVRGQNLCVYKDQKSYKASPDQAYKGEAPLDLRGATITVASDYTKKKHVFRVKSQSGSDFLFQAKDDAEMNDWVSVLNQAAQGTSGAGTSRAHTLPAPTQAETKRRSFFTLKKN; encoded by the exons ATGACGACCGACATCTCGGTGGTGCGCGGGGGTTGGGACCCTACGCTGCAGCAAGAGATTGTCGACGAGTACGAATACGACGGGGGAAACTCGAGCTCGAGACTTTTCGAACGCTCACGCATCAAGGCATTAGCTG GTGAGCGTGAATTAGTGCAAAAGAAGACTTTCCAGAAATGGGTCAACTCCCACTTAGTCCGATGCTCGTGCCGAATCGGCGATCTGTACGCCGATCTGCGGGACGGCAAGATGCTGATAAGGCTCTTGGAAATCCTGTCGGGTGAGCGCTTGCCGCGCCCCACCAAGGGCAAGATGCGCATCCATTGCTTGGAGAACGTGGACAAGGCTCTGCAATTCCTGCGCGAGCAGAGGGTGCATCTGGAGAACATGGGTTCCCACGACATCGTCGACGGGAATCCGCGTCTGAGTTTGGGTCTTATCTGGACGATAATCCTGCGATTCCAGATTCAGGACATCACGATCGAGGAGACGGACAATCAGGAGACCAAGTCCGCGAAAGACGCGCTACTGCTGTGGTGCCAGATGAAGACCGCGGGTTACCACAACGTGAACGTGAGGAACTTCACGACGTCGTGGCGGGACGGGCTGGCATTCAACGCGATCATCCACAAACACCGTCCGGACTTAATTCAATTCGATAAGCTCTCGAAATCGAACGCGATACACAATCTCAACAACGCGTTCAACGTCGCGGAGGACAAGCTCGGTCTCACGAAACTCCTGGACGCCGAGGACATCTTTGTCGATCATCCGGACGAGAAGTCCATCATAACGTACGTCGTCACGTACTACCATTACTTCTCGAAGATGAAGCAGGAAACTGTGCAGGGTAAGAGAATCGGCAAGGTGGTCGGCATCGCGATGGAGAACGACCGTATGATAAACGAATACGAGAGCCTTACCAGCGACCTGCTGCGCTGGATCGAGGCGACGATCGAGGCGCTCGGCGATCGCAGGTTCGCGAACTCTCTGGTGGGCGTGCAGTCGCAGCTCTCGCAATTCTCCAACTACCGCACGGTGGAGAAGCCGCCGAAATTCGTGGAGAAGGGCAATCTCGAGGTGCTGCTGTTCACTCTGCAGTCGAAGATGCGCGCGAACAATCAAAAACCGTACACGCCGAAGGAGGGCAAGATGATATCCGACATCAACAAAGCTTGGGAGAGGCTGGAGAAGGCTGAACACGAGCGGGAATTGGCTCTTCGCGAGGAACTGATTCGGCAAGAGAAGTTGGAGCAGCTGGCAGCTAGATTCAACCGCAAGGCCAGCATGCGTGAGACATGGCTGTCGGAGAATCAACGACTGGTGGCGCAGGACAACTTCGGCTTCGATCTCGCCGCCGTGGAAGCCGCCGCCAAGAAGCACGAGGCTATAGAGACCGATATATTCGCTTACGAGGAGCGCGTGCAGGCCGTTATGGCGGTCTCCCAGGAGCTCGAGGCGGAAAACTATCACGACATCGAGCGCATTAACGCTCGCAAGGACAACGTCCTGCGACTGTGGAACTATCTTCTCGAATTGCTCCGCGCTAGGCGGATGCGATTGGAATTGTCGCTGCAGCTGCAACAGAACTTCCAGGAGATGCTGTACATTCTCGACAGCATGGAGGAGATCAAGATGCGATTGCTGACGGACGATTACGGCAAGCATCTCATGGGCGTGGAGGATCTTCTGCAGAAGCACTCTCTTGTCGAGGCGGATATCAACGTCCTCGGCGAGAGAGTCAAAGCCGTCGTGCAACAGAGCCAGAGATTCCTAGAGCATGGAGACGGCTATCGACCGTGTGACCCGGCCATCATCGTCGAACGCGTGCAACAACTGGAGAACGCGTACGCCGAACTGGTCCGGCTGGCGATCGAGCGTCGTACCAGGCTCGAGGAGTCTCGGAAACTCTGGCAATTCTACTGGGATATGGCGGACGAGGAGAATTGGATAAAGGAGAAGGAGCAAATTGTATCGACGGGCGACATCGGCCACGATCTCACCACCATCAATCTGCTGCTCTCCAAGCACAAGGCACTGGAGAACGAGATACAGTCGCACGAGCCGCAGCTGATGACTGTCGCCGCGGTCGGCGACGAGCTGGTTCGCCAGCAGCATTTCGGCTCGGATCGCATCCGAGAGAGGCTTCAGGAGATCCTCGCCATGTGGAACCATCTGCTGGATCTCGCGGCTTTCCGAAGAAAGCGACTCGAGGAGGCGGTCGACTATCACCAGCTCTTCGCGGACGCGGATGATATAGATATCTGGATGCTGGATACTCTGCGACTCGTTTCATCGGAGGACGTCGGCAGAGACGAGGCGAACGTGCAGTCGTTGCTGAAGAAACACAAGGACGTAACGGACGAGCTCAAGAACTACGCCGCGACTATCGAGCAGCTTCACCAGCAGGCATCCTCTCTGGGCGAGCAAGATGCCAAGTCGCCGGAGGTTCTGGAGAGGCTGACTTCGATAGACAACAGGTACAAGGAGCTTCTCGAGCTCGCCAAGCTACGGAAGCAGCGGCTGTTGGACGCCTTGTCGTTGTACAAGGTGTTCAGCGAGACCGACGGAGTCGAGCAGTGGATCGGCGAGAAGAACAGGATGCTGGACACAATGGTGCCCGCCAAGGATATCGAGGACGTCGAGATCATGAAGCACCGCTACAACGGTTTCGAGAAGGAGATGAACGCGAACGCGTCCCGCGTCGCCGTCGTCAATCAACTTGCCAGGCAGCTGCTTCACGTCGAGCACCCGAACTCGGAACAGATAATCGCGCGGCAGAACGAGCTGAATCAGAAGTGGGCCGAGCTGCGCGAGAAGGCGGAGGGCAAGCGCGAGGAACTCAACTCCGCGCACGGCGTGCAGACATTCCACATCGAGTGTCGCGAGACCGTGTCGTGGATCGAGGACAAGAAGCGAATTCTCCAGCAAACCGACAGCCTGGAGATGGATCTGACCGGCGTGATGACGCTGCAGCGCAGACTGAGCGGCATGGAGCGCGATCTGGCAGCGATCCAGGCGAAGCTGGACGCACTGGAGAAGGAAGCGGAGATCATACAGAAAGAACATCCGGAAGAGGCGGCCGTGATACGCGAGAGGATCGCGCAGATCCATCTGATCTGGGAGCAACTGACGCAGATGCTGAAAGAGCGCGACGCGAAGCTCGAGGAGGCTGGCGACCTCCATCGATTCCTGCGCGATCTCGATCACTTCCAGACGTGGCTCACGAAGACGCAGACCGACGTTGCCAGCGAGGACACGCCGACCAGTCTCGCCGATGCCGAGAAGCTTCTCACGCAGCATCAGAATATCAAGGAGGAGATCGACAATTACACCGACGATTATCAGAAGATGATGGAGTACGGCGAGCGGCTGACGTCGGAGGCTGGCGACGGCGACACGCAGTACATGTTCCTGCGCGAGCGGCTCAACGCGCTCAAGATGGGCTGGGAGGAGTTACATCAGATGTGGGTGAATCGTCAGAACCTGCTGTCCAACTCTCTGAATCTGCAGGTGTTCGATCGCGACGCGCGCCAAGCGGAAGTGCTGCTGTCGCAGCAGGAGCACATCCTCGCCAAGGACGAGACACCGGCGAATTTCGAGCAAGCGGAGCACATGATCAAGCGACACGAGGCTTTCATGACCACCATGGACGCGAACGACGAGAAGATCAATTCCGTCGTGCAGTTCGCCGGACGTTTGGTCGATGAGGGACACTTCGCAGCCGACAAGGTGAAGAAGAAGGCCGAGAACATCAATGATCGTCGACGAATCAATCGCGATAAGGCGAATCAGCTTATGGAGAAGCTCAAGGATCAGCTTCAGCTGCAGATGTTCCTGCAGGATTGCGAGGAGCTCGGCGAATGGGTGCAGGAGAAACATATCACCGCTCAGGACGAGACTTACAGAAGCGCGAAGACCATTCACAGCAAGTGGACTCGTCATCAAGCATTCGAGGCGGAAATCGCGAGCAACAAGGACCGCCTGCAGCAGTTGCAGCAGGCCGCGGACGAGTTGATACAGCAGAAGCCGGACCTCGCCGAGATCATCAAGCCGAAGGTGACCGAACTGGCGGAACAATTCGTCGAGCTGGAGACAACGACGCACGACAAGGGCGAGAGACTGTTCGACGCGAATCGCGAAGTATTGATACATCAGACTTGCGACGACATCGATTCCTGGATGAACGAGCTGGAAAAGCAGATAGAAAGCACGGACACCGGCTCCGATCTGGCGTCGGTGAACATACTCATGCAGAAGCAACAGATGATCGAGACGCAAATGGCGGTGAAAGCGAAACAGGTGACCGAATTGGACAAACAGGCGGAACACCTGCAGCGCACCGTGCCCGACGACAAGATGGAAGAGATCAAGTGCAAGAAAGAGAAGGTCGCCCAGAGATTCGCGCAGCTCAAAGCGCCGCTGATCGATCGCCAGCGGCATCtcgagaagaagaaagaggccTTCCAGTTCCGGCGCGACGTCGAAGACGAGAAGCTGTGGATCGCGGAAAAGATACCGCAGGCGACCAGCCCCGAATACGGCAACTCGCTGTTTAACGTTCACATGTTGAAGAAGAAGAATCAGTCGTTGCGCACGGAAATCGAGAACCACGAGCCGAGAATCAATCTTGTGTGCAACAACGGGCAGAAACTGATCGACGAGGGACACGAGGACAGCCCCGAGTTCCAGAAACTGATATCCGAACTGACGGAGAAATGGCGCGAGCTGAATCACGCGGTCGACGACAGGAACAAACATCTGCTGCAGAACGAGAAGGCGCAGCAATACTTCTTCGACGCCACCGAGGCGGAGTCGTGGATGAGCGAGCAGGAGCTCTACATGATGGTCGAAGATCGCGGCAAGGACGAGATTTCCGCCCAAAATCTGATGAAGAAGCACGAATCGCTGGAGCACGCGGTGGACGATTACGCGGACACGATCCGCCAGCTCGGCGAGACCGCTCGGCAGCTCATAAACGATCAGCATCCGCTGGCCGATCAGATCTCCGTGAAGCAATCGCAGGTGGACAAACTGTACGCCGGCTTGAAAGATCTGGCGGGTGAGCGACGCGCCAAATTAGACGAGGCGCTGCAGCTGTTCATGCTGAATCGAGAGGTCGACGATCTCGAGCAATGGATCCAGGAAAGGGAACTGGTTGCCGGCAGCCACGAGCTAGGTCAGGATTACGATCACGTGACTCTGCTGTGGGAGAGATTCAAGGAATTCGCCCGCGACACCGAGGCGATCGGTTCCGAGCGGGTGGAGGCTGTGAACGGCATCGCCGATTCGCTGATCGCCACCGGGCATTCCGACGCGGCGACGATCGCCGAATGGAAAGACGGGCTGAACGAGGTCTGGCAAGATCTGCTCGAGCTAATCGAGACCCGCACGCAGATGCTGGTGGCCAGTCGCGAGCTGCACAAGTTCTTCCACGATTGCAAGGATGTTCTCAGCAGAATCCTGGAGAAGCAGAACGCCATGTCGGACGAGCTTGGCCGCGACGCCGGCTCGGTGTCGGCCCTCCAACGTAAGCACGCTAACTTCATCCAAGACTTGACCACATTGCAGAGCCAGGTTACGCAGATCGAAGAAGAATCCGCCAAACTGCAAGCCAGCTACGCCGGCGATAAAGCGCGGGAAATCACGAATCGTGAGGCCGAGGTCGTGGCGGCGTGGAACAATCTGCAATCGCTGTGCGACGGTAGGCGAACCAAATTGGAGGACACCGGCGATCTCTTCAGATTCTTCAACATGGTTCGGACTCTGATGATCTGGATGGACGATGTCGTACGTCAGATGAACACGTCCGAGAAACCGCGCGACGTCGCCGGCGTCGAATTACTCATGAACAATCATCAAAGCTTGAAGGCGGAAATCGACGCCAGGGAGGATAATCTAATGGCGTGCATTAATCTCGGCAAGGATTTACTCGCTAGAAATCATTACGCTAGCGTGCAGATAAAGGAAAAACTTGCAGCACTGACCGATCACAGAAACGCGCTGTTGCACCGATGGGAGGAACGTTGGGAGAACTTGCAGCTCA TTCTGGAAGTCTATCAATTTGCTCGAGATGCGGCGGTTGCTGAAGCATGGTTAATTGCTCAAGAACCATATCTTATGAGCCAGGAACTCGGT CACACTATCGACGAAGTTGAAAATTTGATCAAGAAACACGAGGCTTTCGAAAAATCGGCAGCTGCGCAAGAAGAAAGGTTTAGTGCCTTGCACCGACTTACTACT TTCGAGCTGAAAGAATTGAAACGACGGGAgcaagaaagagaggaagaggaaagaCGCAAGAAGGAAGAGGCGGCAGCGGCGGAAGCCGCACGTTTGGCCAAGGCAACGCCCGTCACTAGTCCAGACGAACCACCTAGCGAAAG AGCTGAAACCGACGGAGCAACGAGCGGTGAACGCGGAGAAGACGAGGGACACG TGGCACATCGCAAGGCTTCCACACGTACACCACAGCCTCAAGACAAGCCCAAGGAAG CCCCGAAAGGAAGCGGCTCCGAGTCTGCTTTAAGGCGTAAGGAACGCAGCCGCAGCAAGTCGCCGTTCAGGAGCTTCCGCTGGAGAAAGTCCGCCAAGTCGCCGAGCTTAGATCGCAGTGGCGTGAGTGATGATGAGCATAGTATTCCCG AACAACGAAGTCCGAGCGACGACGAGTTCGAGGGGCCGTTGCAGCGGAAGCACGAGTGGGAAAGTACGACGAAGAAGGCGTCCAACCGATCCTGGGACAAGGTGTACATGGTCGTACGCGGACAGAacttatgtgtatataaagaCCAGAAGTCGTACAAAGCTTCGCCCGATCAAGCGTACAAAGGAGAGGCTCCTCTCGACTTGCGAGGCGCGACTATTACTGTAGCGAGTGATTACACTAAGAAGAAACATGTCTTCCGAGTCAA GTCGCAAAGCGGATCCGACTTCCTGTTCCAGGCCAAAGACGACGCCGAAATGAACGACTGGGTGTCCGTGCTAAATCAAGCGGCGCAAGGAACATCAGGCGCCGGCACATCAAGGGCCCACACTTTGCCCGCTCCGACACAAGCCGAAACTAAGCGGCGTAGTTTCTTCACTCTCAAGAAAAA CTAA